In one Natronosalvus amylolyticus genomic region, the following are encoded:
- the ilvD gene encoding dihydroxy-acid dehydratase — protein MSSDDVFDHGKDERLQSRDVTEGAERAPHRAMFRAMGFDDEDLGSPMIGVPNPAADITPCNVHLDDVADAALEGVDDAGGMPIEFGTITISDAISMGTEGMKASLISRELIADSVELVSFGERMDGLVTVAGCDKNLPGMMMAAIRTDLPSVFLYGGSIMPGQHEGRDVTIVQVFEGVGSYATGEMDADELDDLERHACPGAGSCGGMFTANTMASISEALGMAPLGSASPPAEDEGRYEVARRAGELALECVEEDRRPSDILSRKSFENAIALQTAIGGSTNGVLHLLALAREADVDLEIEDFDEISKRTPKIADLQPGGTRVMNDLHELGGVPVVIRRLLEAGLFHGDAETVTGRTIAEELAHLEASGELHDDEDLEADFLYSVDDPKEKEGAIKILEGNLAPDGAVLKVTGDDAFYHEGPARIFEDEENAMAYVQEGHIESGDVIVIRNEGPKGGPGMREMLGVTAAVVGAGHEEDVALITDGRFSGGTRGPMIGHVAPEAFVGGPIGLLEEGDTVTVDIPERTLEVDVDADELTARREAWEQPEPVYDGGVLAKYCRDFDSAANGAVTNPRLTRD, from the coding sequence ATGAGCAGTGACGACGTGTTCGACCACGGGAAAGACGAGCGACTGCAGAGTCGCGACGTGACAGAGGGTGCAGAACGGGCGCCACACAGAGCGATGTTCCGCGCCATGGGCTTTGACGACGAAGACCTCGGTTCGCCGATGATCGGCGTACCGAATCCCGCAGCCGACATCACTCCCTGTAACGTGCACCTGGATGACGTCGCTGATGCCGCCCTCGAGGGTGTCGACGACGCTGGCGGCATGCCGATCGAGTTCGGGACGATTACCATCTCCGACGCCATCTCGATGGGGACCGAGGGAATGAAAGCGTCGTTGATCTCGCGAGAGCTGATCGCCGACAGCGTCGAACTCGTGAGTTTTGGCGAACGGATGGACGGCCTGGTTACCGTCGCTGGCTGTGACAAGAATCTCCCGGGGATGATGATGGCCGCCATCCGCACCGACCTCCCGAGCGTATTTCTCTACGGTGGCTCGATCATGCCCGGCCAGCACGAGGGCCGAGACGTTACCATCGTCCAGGTGTTCGAAGGCGTTGGCTCCTACGCCACGGGCGAGATGGACGCCGACGAACTCGACGACCTCGAGCGCCACGCCTGTCCCGGAGCCGGTTCCTGTGGCGGCATGTTCACGGCCAACACCATGGCCTCGATATCGGAGGCACTCGGCATGGCCCCCCTGGGGAGCGCCTCACCACCAGCCGAAGACGAAGGTCGCTACGAAGTCGCCCGGCGTGCTGGCGAACTCGCCCTCGAGTGCGTCGAGGAAGACCGCCGACCATCCGATATCCTCTCCCGAAAATCCTTCGAGAACGCGATCGCCCTCCAGACGGCAATCGGCGGTTCGACCAACGGCGTCCTCCACTTGCTCGCGCTCGCCCGCGAAGCCGACGTCGACCTCGAGATCGAGGACTTCGACGAGATTTCGAAACGAACGCCGAAAATCGCTGACCTGCAGCCCGGTGGCACCCGCGTGATGAACGATCTCCACGAACTGGGCGGCGTTCCCGTCGTCATCCGCCGTCTGCTCGAGGCAGGACTGTTCCACGGCGACGCCGAAACCGTCACCGGTCGAACCATCGCCGAAGAACTGGCCCACCTCGAAGCCAGTGGGGAACTCCACGACGACGAGGACCTCGAGGCCGACTTCCTCTATTCGGTGGACGACCCCAAGGAGAAAGAAGGGGCCATCAAGATACTCGAGGGGAACCTGGCACCCGACGGAGCCGTGCTCAAAGTTACCGGGGACGATGCCTTCTACCACGAAGGACCCGCCCGAATTTTCGAAGACGAAGAGAACGCCATGGCCTACGTCCAGGAAGGGCACATCGAGAGTGGCGACGTGATCGTCATCCGCAACGAGGGGCCAAAAGGCGGCCCCGGAATGCGTGAAATGCTCGGCGTCACCGCCGCCGTCGTCGGAGCGGGCCACGAAGAGGACGTCGCGCTGATCACCGACGGGCGCTTCTCCGGGGGCACTCGCGGCCCGATGATCGGTCACGTCGCTCCAGAAGCGTTCGTCGGCGGTCCGATCGGATTGCTCGAGGAAGGCGACACCGTCACCGTAGACATTCCGGAGCGAACGCTCGAGGTGGACGTTGATGCCGACGAACTGACGGCCCGACGTGAGGCCTGGGAACAACCCGAACCAGTCTACGACGGCGGCGTACTGGCCAAATACTGTCGGGACTTCGATTCGGCAGCTAACGGTGCCGTGACGAACCCGCGGCTGACTCGAGATTGA
- a CDS encoding MATE family efflux transporter, which translates to MDSRFPNPFRLLILWIGYALARAGLIDRERARRTTDLAWPRIVTGIARMSKSAVDVALVGIALGSAAIAGVGYAGPFWGLAFSVGGGVAGGTIALVSQRYGAEAYEQLGQAVRSSVVLVIVASAPLVATFWFHAEWFISLITNNPAVIEFGADYLQIVALGIPFAGLNLIGSRVFVGMDDAWTPMVVRAGGAVMNIGLSIVLIFGLNYGVVGAAMGTVLSNVAVTVVFAIGLVAGRLPGAKTFPVTVDPFGTYFHRETLTDLITIGLPVFGTNLVWTVAELPMLSIVDIFGENTAAAYVIARRIWGIMNTPGWGFSLASSSLVGQELGTGDERTAEQYGREIIRFAVAVYAVSALLVFVFAEPITMLFTDDPNDPSVPIAVSLVYAACLAVVLRGVSGGAAGPLNASGDTRWPFYSQLVGMFGCSIPLAYLGARGLEVPTLEWTVPLIDLTMTVPGISIPALGLWGLYLAFIAETAVPAGINYYRFTTGKWKQISRSYRPDTPTADD; encoded by the coding sequence GTGGACTCTCGCTTCCCGAACCCGTTTCGGCTCCTGATCCTCTGGATCGGCTACGCGCTGGCTCGAGCGGGGCTTATCGACCGGGAGCGCGCACGGCGGACGACCGATTTGGCGTGGCCTCGTATCGTCACCGGGATCGCACGCATGTCGAAAAGTGCGGTCGACGTCGCACTGGTCGGGATTGCACTTGGCTCGGCTGCTATCGCAGGGGTGGGATATGCAGGCCCGTTCTGGGGACTCGCCTTCTCGGTCGGCGGTGGCGTTGCAGGCGGCACGATTGCGCTGGTCTCACAACGGTACGGTGCCGAGGCCTACGAACAGCTCGGCCAGGCGGTTCGCTCGAGCGTTGTCCTCGTTATCGTCGCCTCAGCGCCGCTCGTGGCTACGTTCTGGTTCCATGCCGAATGGTTCATTTCACTGATTACGAACAACCCGGCCGTCATCGAGTTCGGTGCAGACTACTTACAAATCGTCGCCCTCGGCATTCCGTTTGCGGGGCTGAACCTGATCGGGAGCAGGGTCTTCGTCGGCATGGACGATGCCTGGACACCGATGGTCGTCCGTGCCGGCGGTGCCGTCATGAACATCGGGCTCAGCATCGTATTGATTTTCGGGCTCAACTACGGTGTCGTCGGGGCAGCTATGGGTACCGTCCTGTCGAACGTCGCGGTCACTGTCGTGTTCGCTATCGGCTTGGTTGCGGGTCGCCTGCCGGGGGCCAAAACCTTCCCCGTGACCGTCGATCCGTTCGGCACCTATTTCCACCGAGAGACGCTGACCGATCTCATTACCATCGGCCTGCCCGTCTTCGGGACCAACCTCGTCTGGACGGTTGCGGAACTACCGATGCTCTCCATCGTCGATATCTTCGGCGAGAACACGGCAGCAGCGTACGTGATCGCCCGTCGTATCTGGGGAATCATGAACACCCCTGGCTGGGGATTCAGCCTGGCCTCCTCGAGTCTCGTCGGTCAAGAACTCGGGACGGGTGACGAGCGGACGGCCGAACAGTACGGCCGGGAAATCATCCGATTCGCTGTCGCCGTCTATGCCGTCTCCGCGCTCCTCGTGTTCGTCTTCGCCGAACCCATCACGATGTTGTTCACAGACGATCCGAACGATCCGTCGGTACCGATCGCCGTCTCACTCGTGTATGCCGCCTGCCTGGCCGTCGTCCTTCGGGGCGTGTCCGGCGGCGCGGCTGGCCCGCTGAACGCCAGCGGCGACACCCGCTGGCCGTTTTACAGCCAGTTAGTTGGAATGTTCGGCTGCTCGATTCCGCTGGCCTATCTCGGTGCCCGTGGCCTCGAGGTCCCGACACTCGAGTGGACCGTTCCCCTGATCGACCTCACAATGACGGTGCCCGGGATCTCGATTCCGGCCCTTGGTCTCTGGGGGTTGTACCTGGCATTTATCGCCGAAACAGCCGTCCCAGCGGGCATCAACTACTATCGCTTTACCACTGGCAAGTGGAAGCAGATCAGCCGGTCGTATCGCCCGGATACGCCGACGGCGGACGATTGA
- a CDS encoding tyrosine-type recombinase/integrase, with amino-acid sequence MTDHHPTDNVDIDVRVGDAVDAYLQRKSVGNPDGPGAGTYAANAESILRRWVEWLEREHQTGSLFDLQEPHMRAYAEELARRTDSGEYTASTAGTYFAVVRAFLSWCVRGGILESNPATSSDVESALPTPEPKSGSDNFWTPAQRERLESYVRDRADAAEDASRDERLARLREHAMVVVLAHSGVRGSELFRVPEDDRRTGATWEDVDFYSGTIRVLGKSQRLEDVPLPAAARKPLRRYRVVQDPPTNEWPLFPTRHAPSVAKRVRTVLGERGFSEDEIEALSNAHTAAELSRRYAIAPPAITTEGARSILKRLCDAAEIDVGGDYLTPRGARPGLGERTYPTEQATAETALREQPLEQSIAVIEDLSSLDASDANSSDTDT; translated from the coding sequence GTGACGGACCATCACCCCACCGACAACGTCGATATCGACGTCCGCGTCGGAGACGCCGTCGACGCCTACCTGCAGCGAAAATCCGTCGGCAACCCCGACGGACCTGGTGCTGGCACGTACGCCGCTAACGCAGAATCGATTCTCCGACGATGGGTCGAGTGGCTCGAGCGCGAACACCAGACCGGATCACTGTTCGACCTACAGGAACCACACATGCGCGCTTACGCGGAGGAACTCGCCAGACGAACCGACAGTGGCGAGTATACGGCCTCGACTGCGGGGACGTACTTCGCCGTCGTTCGAGCGTTTCTCTCGTGGTGCGTTCGTGGCGGCATCCTCGAGTCCAATCCCGCGACCTCGTCCGACGTCGAATCGGCGTTACCGACGCCGGAACCCAAATCCGGGTCCGACAATTTCTGGACGCCGGCTCAGCGCGAGCGCCTCGAATCCTACGTCAGGGACCGGGCCGATGCCGCCGAGGACGCATCACGGGACGAGCGCCTCGCCAGACTCAGAGAGCACGCGATGGTTGTGGTGTTAGCTCACTCGGGCGTTCGCGGGTCGGAGCTGTTTCGAGTGCCCGAAGACGACCGTCGGACCGGTGCCACCTGGGAGGACGTCGACTTCTACTCGGGCACCATCCGCGTGCTGGGCAAATCCCAACGACTCGAGGACGTTCCCCTTCCGGCAGCGGCACGGAAACCGCTGCGTCGCTATCGGGTCGTCCAGGACCCGCCGACTAACGAGTGGCCGTTGTTTCCGACTCGACACGCCCCGTCGGTTGCCAAACGTGTCCGGACCGTCCTCGGCGAGCGCGGATTTAGCGAGGACGAGATCGAAGCGCTGTCCAATGCACATACCGCCGCGGAACTCTCTCGGCGGTATGCGATTGCCCCACCGGCAATCACGACCGAAGGCGCACGGTCGATTCTCAAACGATTGTGTGACGCTGCGGAGATCGACGTCGGTGGTGACTATTTGACGCCTCGTGGGGCGCGTCCCGGCCTGGGTGAACGGACCTACCCGACCGAGCAGGCAACAGCCGAAACCGCCCTTCGCGAGCAACCCCTCGAGCAATCAATCGCCGTGATCGAAGACCTTTCGTCGCTTGACGCATCGGACGCGAACAGTTCCGATACGGACACCTAG
- a CDS encoding HalOD1 output domain-containing protein, with protein MSRLRSALRQTPVRQLSIHFHTDLIHRLVASVDMSTQGDIVFEIVDEIAKREGSDTRTLSPPLANVIDTDALETLCESTTAETDVTVSFTYRSYRVDVQCPDTVEISPLESGREVICQDRSN; from the coding sequence ATGAGTCGGCTTCGGTCAGCCCTGCGACAGACGCCCGTCAGACAGCTATCAATCCACTTTCACACTGATTTAATACACCGGTTGGTGGCATCGGTAGATATGAGCACGCAGGGGGACATCGTCTTTGAGATCGTCGACGAAATCGCTAAACGAGAAGGCAGTGATACGCGGACGCTCAGCCCACCACTTGCAAACGTTATCGATACTGATGCACTCGAAACACTCTGTGAGTCAACCACTGCAGAGACGGACGTTACAGTCTCGTTCACCTACCGATCATACAGAGTCGACGTTCAGTGTCCCGACACGGTCGAAATCAGTCCGCTCGAGTCGGGTCGTGAAGTAATATGCCAAGATAGATCGAACTGA
- a CDS encoding cell surface protein has product MKQTTRRSFLAGTAGATLTAAAGCLGSDDADGTSYEVWALDQGTDQIYIYEPDGDDEFEAVAEIDVNEDVDEFGQVPHMVDFSADYEYAAVACTAGAKTLVYRTEDRELVANLDTGAGSHFAGFTPDDEYIQVDAIGEGAIVRVDADLEDESFDIVDEIVIDDAPAFADRAEEFPADGDGVRGRPICHDYANGHSYHTLGPSVDFAGVVVVDYDAFEIEQVFSPGEIRSNCGTMASPDEETFYFTAGAPSNHEETGGVGEWYALDTETNLPLDPETNEPVDDFSAEDVARDTDGYDAHGFWFTAGGEELWILNRETDNGLVVDPETNEVIDEIEDYGPAPDIMWGSPDDEYMFVTLRGPDPLSGDPHAAEGETPGFSVLSVEDREIVTVIEPDEGNEDSDFHGIGVRVTE; this is encoded by the coding sequence ATGAAGCAAACAACTCGACGCTCGTTTCTAGCCGGCACAGCTGGGGCAACCCTGACTGCGGCCGCCGGCTGTCTCGGCAGCGACGATGCGGATGGCACAAGCTACGAAGTATGGGCACTCGATCAGGGGACCGACCAGATCTACATCTACGAACCGGACGGTGACGACGAATTCGAAGCAGTAGCCGAAATCGACGTCAACGAGGACGTCGACGAGTTCGGCCAGGTTCCACACATGGTCGACTTCAGCGCTGATTACGAGTACGCCGCCGTCGCCTGTACGGCCGGTGCCAAAACGCTGGTCTACCGAACCGAAGACCGAGAACTCGTGGCGAATCTCGATACCGGTGCCGGCTCACACTTCGCCGGGTTCACGCCCGACGACGAGTACATCCAGGTCGACGCCATCGGCGAGGGCGCAATCGTTCGTGTCGACGCCGACCTCGAGGACGAATCGTTCGACATCGTCGACGAAATCGTTATCGACGACGCACCCGCATTCGCCGACCGCGCCGAAGAGTTCCCAGCTGACGGCGACGGCGTCCGCGGTCGACCGATCTGTCACGATTACGCGAACGGACACTCCTATCACACGCTCGGTCCGTCCGTCGACTTCGCAGGTGTTGTGGTCGTCGACTACGATGCCTTCGAGATCGAACAGGTGTTCAGCCCGGGAGAGATTCGGTCGAACTGTGGCACGATGGCTAGCCCCGACGAGGAGACCTTCTACTTCACTGCAGGCGCGCCCAGCAACCACGAAGAGACGGGCGGCGTCGGTGAGTGGTACGCACTCGACACCGAGACGAACCTGCCGCTCGATCCCGAGACGAACGAGCCGGTCGATGACTTTTCAGCCGAAGACGTGGCTCGAGACACTGACGGCTACGACGCACACGGTTTCTGGTTCACTGCCGGTGGCGAGGAGCTCTGGATTCTCAACCGAGAGACCGACAACGGACTCGTCGTCGACCCGGAAACCAACGAGGTTATCGACGAGATCGAGGACTACGGTCCAGCACCGGACATCATGTGGGGATCGCCGGACGACGAGTACATGTTCGTCACCCTCCGCGGACCGGACCCGCTCTCCGGCGACCCACACGCTGCTGAGGGCGAAACGCCGGGGTTCTCCGTTCTGAGTGTCGAAGACCGCGAAATCGTCACAGTTATCGAACCCGACGAGGGCAACGAGGACAGCGACTTCCACGGGATCGGCGTTCGCGTCACGGAATAA
- a CDS encoding DUF354 domain-containing protein: protein MKVVVTIQHPAHVHFYKYVIDELEARGHDVYVFARENDLAIPLLNAYGIPHEVLAGPQNSLSELVQVQLCYELRLLERTRRINPDVMTAIGGVAVSHVAPLVGARSVVFIDNEGTSSHRVTTPFAHVVATPRNHDVEYGSNHVRYDGFHELAYLDPAYFEPDPERLRAAGVDPDERYFVLRFRKWDALHDVGEAGLSLEGKRTLVSVLAEHGTVYITSTDPLPEDLEQYALPVSPTHIHDLLYYADCYAGDSATMATEAALLGTPTVRIQSFAARGTDMTNFIELEETYDLLRSTADETEGIELVREIVADDRTPERWRSRRERLFEEKIDVTAYVTELLCAQGGARTYSALERTQTKAPPEGEPSPSTQPTQPDITAMDD, encoded by the coding sequence ATGAAAGTCGTCGTCACTATCCAGCACCCAGCACACGTCCACTTCTACAAGTACGTCATCGACGAACTCGAGGCCCGCGGGCACGACGTGTACGTCTTCGCCCGCGAGAACGACCTTGCAATCCCCTTACTCAACGCCTACGGGATCCCACACGAGGTGCTGGCTGGCCCACAAAACTCCCTTTCGGAACTCGTGCAGGTGCAACTGTGCTACGAACTCCGTTTACTCGAGCGAACTCGCCGAATCAACCCGGACGTCATGACCGCTATCGGTGGCGTGGCGGTCTCCCACGTCGCACCACTGGTCGGCGCCCGAAGCGTGGTGTTCATCGACAACGAAGGCACCAGTTCACATCGAGTGACGACCCCGTTTGCCCACGTGGTCGCGACCCCTCGAAATCACGATGTCGAGTACGGCTCCAATCACGTCAGATACGATGGGTTCCACGAGCTGGCCTATCTCGATCCGGCGTATTTCGAACCCGACCCCGAGCGGTTACGAGCAGCCGGCGTCGACCCCGACGAACGGTATTTCGTACTCCGGTTTCGGAAGTGGGACGCTTTACACGACGTCGGTGAAGCAGGCCTCTCACTCGAGGGCAAGCGAACGCTGGTGTCGGTACTGGCCGAACACGGTACCGTCTACATAACGAGCACGGACCCCCTGCCCGAGGACCTCGAGCAATACGCGTTACCGGTTTCCCCGACGCACATCCACGACCTCTTGTATTACGCTGACTGCTATGCTGGTGACTCGGCGACGATGGCAACTGAGGCGGCCTTGCTGGGTACGCCGACCGTTCGCATCCAGTCCTTCGCCGCACGAGGGACAGACATGACCAACTTCATCGAACTCGAGGAGACCTACGACCTGCTACGGTCGACGGCCGACGAAACCGAGGGGATCGAACTGGTTCGCGAAATCGTCGCCGACGACCGAACACCCGAACGCTGGCGGAGCCGTCGTGAACGCCTGTTCGAGGAGAAAATCGACGTCACCGCGTACGTTACGGAGCTCCTCTGTGCCCAAGGTGGTGCCCGGACGTATTCGGCACTCGAGCGAACGCAAACGAAAGCGCCGCCAGAAGGGGAACCGTCGCCCTCCACACAGCCGACACAGCCCGATATCACGGCGATGGACGACTGA
- a CDS encoding Na(+)/H(+) antiporter subunit D, with translation MTEVDAVTAIYPPLLVFATALLVLVIPRILGFALGAVSLATVTVIAYVAPEGGHMAMTFLGFDVQPYLVDEYTRFVAIGLGFLGTFAVVYAYSSEASRGMAAFALAYVASALGAVFAGDWLVLVFMWEIMAVTSTLLVWHFGGDAVRAGYRYALAHGIGGSLVLFGVIAHYAQAGTFLYGQGVGLEQTFITGGIATGIPALLAVLGIGVNVAFIGFHTWLPDTYPRPHLAASVFLAAFTTKTSAYVLLRAFPDGHIWLAYMGGLMAVYGAGFALLQHDMRALLSYHIQAQLGYMVAGIGIGSAIGIAGAMGHLFNNVLYKSLLFMAVGVVIYRTRENDLYKLGGLWREMPLTALAFFIGALSITAVPGFSGFISKGMVFDAATGYFGGTEHWPLFVLLFIGGIGTFLSFIKLGFYVFFHGESDREVRDAKTGQTTAMLSVGGACVVLGLPAVGWPIFTDLLPVIDGTQFTGPEGLETLNPYSMGHLQDAALLLGISAIAFPIIRKPLSKLDFRDPATYVNPVGYRLGRWSMLGVTELFAAVDRAAVGLVRTCYWAGNNPVRAVGAVVNRVPDSVLESDVFEARDGKSPSTLSLRATIGMTVLMVTVVLTSMLLLVL, from the coding sequence ATGACCGAAGTCGATGCGGTGACGGCTATTTATCCGCCACTACTGGTCTTCGCGACGGCACTGTTGGTACTGGTTATCCCCCGAATCCTCGGTTTTGCCCTCGGTGCGGTGAGTCTGGCTACCGTGACCGTCATCGCGTACGTTGCCCCCGAAGGCGGGCACATGGCGATGACGTTCCTCGGATTCGACGTCCAGCCGTATCTCGTCGACGAGTACACCCGATTCGTCGCCATCGGACTCGGCTTCCTCGGTACCTTCGCCGTCGTCTACGCGTACTCGAGCGAGGCGTCTCGAGGGATGGCTGCGTTCGCACTCGCGTACGTCGCCAGTGCGCTCGGGGCCGTCTTCGCCGGCGACTGGCTCGTCCTCGTGTTCATGTGGGAAATCATGGCCGTGACGAGCACGCTGCTCGTCTGGCACTTCGGGGGCGACGCTGTCCGCGCGGGCTATCGCTACGCGCTGGCTCACGGGATCGGTGGCAGCCTCGTCCTGTTCGGGGTCATCGCTCACTACGCCCAGGCGGGGACGTTCCTCTACGGACAGGGCGTGGGCCTCGAGCAGACGTTCATCACTGGCGGTATCGCGACGGGTATTCCCGCTCTGCTTGCCGTCCTGGGTATCGGCGTCAACGTGGCCTTCATCGGCTTTCACACCTGGCTGCCGGATACCTACCCCCGACCACACCTGGCCGCGTCGGTGTTCCTCGCCGCGTTCACGACAAAGACGAGCGCATACGTCCTGTTGCGTGCGTTCCCTGACGGGCACATCTGGCTCGCGTACATGGGCGGGTTGATGGCCGTTTACGGCGCTGGTTTCGCGCTCCTCCAGCACGATATGCGCGCCCTGCTTTCCTATCACATTCAGGCCCAGCTGGGGTACATGGTCGCCGGTATCGGCATCGGATCGGCCATTGGGATTGCCGGCGCGATGGGACACCTCTTCAACAACGTACTCTACAAGAGCCTGCTGTTCATGGCCGTCGGGGTCGTCATCTATCGAACGCGAGAGAACGACCTGTACAAACTCGGCGGCCTCTGGCGAGAGATGCCACTGACGGCACTCGCCTTCTTCATCGGCGCGCTCTCGATTACCGCCGTACCTGGGTTCAGCGGCTTTATCAGCAAGGGGATGGTGTTCGATGCAGCAACCGGTTACTTCGGTGGGACCGAGCACTGGCCGCTGTTCGTGCTGTTGTTCATCGGCGGCATCGGAACGTTCCTCTCGTTCATCAAACTGGGATTCTACGTCTTCTTCCACGGGGAAAGTGACCGGGAGGTCAGAGATGCCAAAACCGGACAGACGACCGCCATGCTCTCTGTCGGTGGCGCCTGTGTCGTCCTCGGGCTGCCAGCCGTCGGCTGGCCAATCTTCACCGACCTCCTCCCGGTCATCGACGGTACCCAGTTCACCGGCCCGGAGGGGCTCGAGACGCTCAACCCCTACAGTATGGGCCACCTGCAGGACGCTGCGCTCTTGCTCGGTATCTCGGCAATCGCGTTCCCGATCATCCGGAAACCGCTCTCGAAGCTCGATTTCCGTGATCCGGCGACGTACGTCAACCCTGTCGGCTACAGACTTGGACGGTGGTCGATGCTCGGCGTTACCGAACTCTTCGCTGCCGTCGACCGAGCCGCTGTCGGACTGGTACGGACGTGCTACTGGGCCGGAAACAATCCCGTACGCGCTGTCGGGGCCGTTGTGAATCGTGTACCCGATAGCGTGCTCGAGAGCGATGTGTTCGAAGCCCGTGACGGGAAATCTCCCTCGACACTGTCCTTGCGGGCCACTATCGGGATGACCGTCTTGATGGTCACGGTGGTGTTAACGAGCATGCTCTTGCTCGTGCTCTGA
- a CDS encoding MazG-like family protein, translating to MDEQQRVADFLERHDLHTDPAYRTLDLVSEVGEVTKEINESTGYGSDPGDVAVARDELGDVFFALLSLCVELNVDASSVLEESLSKYERRLETQDTPGSAESNPKQ from the coding sequence ATGGACGAACAACAACGTGTCGCCGACTTTCTCGAGCGACACGACCTGCACACTGACCCGGCATATCGAACCCTCGACCTCGTTTCGGAGGTTGGCGAAGTAACCAAGGAGATCAACGAGTCGACGGGGTATGGATCGGACCCCGGGGACGTTGCGGTCGCCCGTGACGAACTGGGAGACGTTTTCTTCGCTCTGCTCTCGCTCTGTGTGGAATTAAACGTCGACGCCTCGAGCGTCCTCGAAGAGTCACTCTCGAAGTACGAACGGCGCCTCGAGACGCAGGATACGCCGGGTTCTGCGGAGTCGAATCCGAAGCAGTGA
- a CDS encoding glycosyltransferase family 2 protein, producing the protein MGVVVPAYNEAGFVGEVLETMPDFVDRVYVVDDRSTDGTWREILSVVDQEMDDPIDGATTTNRPAESPVTGAVTDGGSATTVSSDERDGAGERPPSSKTVSEVTEDDSGTKDVATDSTSAQGSSAAVNTGESATEMASTESAAEPTPEASTEADTVETTTVPRIIPIRHEVNRGVGGAIKTGYEHALEDEIDIVAVMAGDGQMDPEQLHRLLDPIVDGEAAYAKGNRLGRSEEHASMSSWRLFGNVLLTILTKIASGYWEMMDPQNGYTALSTSVLETVDLEGLYEEYGFANDLLVELNTAGYHIADVSMPAVYGDEHSHIEYRTFVPRLSSLLLFGFFRRLRRRYVVREFHPMVCLYGLGIVGWLLATAGVTRAIARRTDDESGRSNSVLYGFLASICLAVAMVYDREYNDGSVVRVR; encoded by the coding sequence GTGGGGGTGGTGGTTCCAGCGTACAACGAGGCCGGATTCGTCGGGGAGGTACTCGAGACGATGCCCGATTTCGTCGACCGCGTCTACGTGGTCGACGACCGCTCGACGGATGGAACCTGGCGAGAGATTTTGTCGGTTGTCGACCAGGAGATGGATGACCCTATCGACGGAGCGACAACGACAAATCGTCCGGCAGAATCACCAGTTACGGGTGCCGTAACCGATGGTGGGTCGGCGACAACGGTTTCCTCGGACGAGCGAGACGGGGCAGGTGAGCGGCCCCCATCGAGTAAGACGGTCTCTGAGGTGACAGAGGACGATTCGGGCACGAAAGATGTGGCCACTGATTCGACGTCGGCCCAGGGATCGTCAGCTGCTGTGAACACTGGTGAGTCCGCCACCGAGATGGCTTCGACCGAGTCCGCCGCTGAACCGACACCCGAAGCGTCGACCGAAGCTGACACTGTGGAAACCACGACTGTTCCACGCATCATCCCGATACGACACGAAGTCAATCGCGGGGTCGGTGGTGCAATCAAGACGGGATACGAACACGCACTCGAGGACGAGATCGACATCGTTGCAGTGATGGCCGGGGACGGGCAGATGGACCCCGAACAGTTACACCGACTCCTGGACCCCATCGTCGACGGGGAAGCCGCATATGCCAAAGGCAATCGACTCGGCCGAAGTGAGGAACACGCCTCGATGTCGAGCTGGCGGCTCTTTGGCAACGTCCTGTTGACAATCTTGACGAAAATCGCCAGCGGCTACTGGGAGATGATGGATCCACAGAACGGCTATACGGCACTGTCGACCTCGGTTTTGGAGACGGTCGATCTCGAGGGGCTGTACGAGGAGTACGGGTTTGCAAACGACTTGCTCGTCGAACTCAACACCGCAGGCTACCACATTGCCGACGTCTCGATGCCAGCAGTGTACGGCGACGAACACAGCCACATCGAGTATCGAACGTTCGTCCCACGGTTGTCCTCCCTGTTACTGTTCGGGTTCTTCCGACGGTTGCGCCGTCGCTACGTGGTCCGGGAGTTCCATCCGATGGTCTGTCTGTACGGACTCGGTATCGTCGGGTGGCTGCTCGCCACGGCAGGCGTCACCCGGGCCATTGCTCGACGCACCGACGACGAGAGCGGGCGATCCAATAGCGTGTTGTATGGGTTTCTAGCGTCGATCTGTCTCGCCGTTGCGATGGTGTACGACCGTGAGTATAACGACGGCAGCGTGGTGAGGGTCCGATGA